ATTCCTCGAAGAGTCTTTGAGTATTTCAAAGAGTTTTATAAATGTCCTCAATGTAATAGAATTTACTGGATGGGTGGACATACAAAAAGAATGACAGAAAAAATTGAAAAGATTTTTAAAACTTTAAAATAATAGATAAATATTTCCATATAACCCGAAGAATTGTTAAACTATAATTGAAATGAGATTTAAGTTACTTTTAAAGCCAAAAGAAAATAAAATAATCATCCCGTTTAATCACAACAGGTATATAATAGCGTATTTATACGGTATTTTTAAAATGTTACAGAAAGAAATAAAACAGAAAAATGAAACTGGATTACTGCCAGTTATTATGAAAAACCTTAAATACTTCACCTTTTCAAGAATCATGATCCCATTGAGAAAAAGAATAGGCTCAGGATTTTTGATGAAATGTAACAAAGTTCATTTTTTTACATCCCTAATGATACCTGAAAACTTTGTTGAAAGGATATTAAATTTTTTCAAGTCATCCATTTTTTATCTCGGGCATCCATCGCGGTCATTTATTGTGGATGAAATAAACGTAATTAATGAACCAAATTTTGAAAATTTCATGAAATTCAGGACATTGTCACCCATTAAAGTCTCTGAGAAAATTAGAAAATCATGGGGTGTAAAATACCTCTTACCTGGAGACAACAGCTTGAAGAAAAGAATTAGGGAAAACATAGTTGCAAGGTACAAAAAAATATTTGGACATGAACCAGAAGATAAAACCTTTGAATTTGATATTGATAAAGAATATTTAGAATCAATTGGTGGAGTAGAAAAGATAACAAGACTAATAACAATAAAAAACTGGCGTAATAAAGAATTAAAGATAAAAGCATTCGATGCACATTTTACGCTACGAGGCAACCCTGAGTTAATTAAACTTGCATATATAACAGGAATTGGTGAAAGTAATCATCTCGGCTTTGGAATGATCCAGCAGATATAATCAGGTATCCCAACATACTTTTCTTGAAAAACAAATTTTTCGGAATTATATTCAGTGAATATGAAGATACTGGTAATTCACGGACCAAACACTCCACTTATTGGCAAAATAACCGCAGGAACAGACAAAAGGCTAACACTAGATAAGATAGACAAGTCGCTTCGTTCTAGGTCTAAGGAACTTGAATTAGAAATAAAAATATTACAATATTATAATGAATCCAAAATTGTAAAGATTATTAGCCAAAATAGAAACTCCGTCAATGGTATTTTAATCAATCCTACATCGCTATCCCTCACGTGCTATTCAATAAGGGAAATTATTTCGATTACAAAAATCCCAACCGTTGAAGTAATTTTGAAAGAGTTCCCTTTCTCTAACGAATACTATAAAAAATCTGTTCTAAAAGAAGTTGTATCGGACAGAATTTACGACTCTGGAATATATGCTTATATAAAAGGGTTAAATTCAATTTATAAAATTATTATTTCAAAAAAATAGTGAGGGAAAAAATGAAGAAAGTTTTATTATGTGGTTTAATATTAACTCGGTTGTTATTTTCATATACTGGTGAGGTTGAAGAAAGTATAAAAACACCAGGAAATTCTCCAACAGGACTCGCCTATGATGGAAAAAATCTATGGCTCGCTGATAGAGGTTTGAATAAAATATTTTGTATTAATACCATAACAGGTAAAGTTATCAAAGAAATCCCATCCCCGTCCTATTGGCCTATGGGTCTTGCATGGGATGGGAAATATCTTTGGAATGCAGACTGGAAAACTGGGAAAATATACATGATAGATACAAAGAGTGGTATAGTCAAAAGGGCAATCGATACTCCAACACCAAGCCCACGCGGTCTGGCATGGGACGGTAAATACCTATGGCTTGCAGACAACGCAGAAGATAAGATAATTAAAATAAGTCCATCTGATGGTACCACAATTGTCGAATTTGATGCACCCGCAAGTGACCCAAGAGGACTTACATACGATGGGAAATACCTCTGGATCGCGGATAGAATTCAGGACGAGATTTACATGATGAGTCCAGATAATGGTGAAGTTTTAATTGTCTTTGATGCTCCTGGACCATTCGCAAGAGGTCTTGCATTTGATGGTAATTCCATATGGGTAGCTGACTACCAGAACGACTATATATACAAATTAAAAATAAGAGACGGTATAAAGTTCATTAGAGAGGACCAGAGAGAATCCATAGTTACTTTTACGCACTTAATAAGAAATTTTGGTCCTGGAAGAATCCTGAAAGCTGAGGTACATATCGCCCTCCCAAAAGATAGGGATAATCAGGAATTGGTAAGCGAAAATGAATACATAACAGAGCCAAAGGACTTCGTTACTGATCAATGGGGACAAAAAACCGCATACTATTTATATACAAACATAAATCCAAATGAAGTAGTAAAATCAATTATAAAATACCATGTTAAGGTATATGCGGTAAGATATTTCATATATCCTGATGAAGTTGGTACATTAAAAGATATTCCAAAAGAAATAAAAAAGAAATATACGGTAGACAATGACAAATATCAGATAAATCATCCTGTTATAAAAAAAGCATTAAATAAAGCTGTTGGCGATGAGCAAAACGTTTACTGGATAATAAGAAAAATATACAGGTATGTACTGGATCACATGTATTATGAACTTTCTGGAGGATGGAATACTGCCCCTACTGTCCTTAGTAGGGGAAATGGTTCATGTAGTGAATACAGTTTTGTATTCATTTCACTTTGTCGCTCTGCTGGTGTACCCGCAAGATATGTCGGTTCTGTCGTGGTAAGGGGAGATGATGCAAGCATGGATGATGTATTCCATAGATGGGTTGAAGTATATATGCCTGGCTATGGATGGATCCCGATAGACCCATCTGGTGGAGACAAACCATCGCCAAGAGAGCAGGCGCTCGGTTTCGGGTATCTTCAAAATAGATTCCTTATAACAACAGAAAGTGGAGGAAACTCTACCACTCTAAGCTGGTATTATAATTCCAACGAGTTTATCGAAACCGAACCAAATACTCATTACGAGGTCGAAACAATTGCCGAATGGGAGCCTGTCTTTAAGTAGAGAGAATATCAGATAAAATTTTATTAAATACCTTTATATCGAGGGGTTTTGCAAGCCCATAATCAAATCCGTAATGTTCAGGATAAGCAATAACTGGATCGTCTGAATATCCCGAAATTGCAATCGACCTTACATTTTTGTCAATATTCTTAATAATTTTCAAAACTTCCTTGCCACCCAATCCACCAGGGATAACCAGATCCAGAATTACAACATCAAAGGGCTTACCTTTTTCCCTAGCGTCCTTAAATTTTTCAATTGTTTCATCACCGTCACTTGCTGTTTCTACCTCAAGACCAAATATTTCCAGAATATCCCTTAAAAAATTCCTGACCTCATCCTGGTCATCCATAACCAGAACTTTTCCGCTTAAATTTTCAATAGATTGCTCCTTTTTATCTTTTCTCTCTTTTGCTTCTTCTGTTATAGGAAGGTAAACACGAAATTCTGTCCCCTTACCCACCCAAGACTCAACTGTAATTGTACCACCGTGCTTCTTTATAATAGCCCAGGACGTAGCAAGACCAAGACCACTACCCTTTTCCTTAGTTGTGTAAAATGGTTCAAATATTCTATCAATCACACTTTCTGGAATACCTATACCTTCATCCCTAAAACAAATTTTAATATAATCACCGTATTCCAAGTTTCTTATTTCATTATCCTTATTAACATTTTCAACTGTCACATCTATATATAAATTCCC
Above is a genomic segment from Candidatus Neomarinimicrobiota bacterium containing:
- the cas6 gene encoding CRISPR-associated endoribonuclease Cas6; its protein translation is MRFKLLLKPKENKIIIPFNHNRYIIAYLYGIFKMLQKEIKQKNETGLLPVIMKNLKYFTFSRIMIPLRKRIGSGFLMKCNKVHFFTSLMIPENFVERILNFFKSSIFYLGHPSRSFIVDEINVINEPNFENFMKFRTLSPIKVSEKIRKSWGVKYLLPGDNSLKKRIRENIVARYKKIFGHEPEDKTFEFDIDKEYLESIGGVEKITRLITIKNWRNKELKIKAFDAHFTLRGNPELIKLAYITGIGESNHLGFGMIQQI
- a CDS encoding type II 3-dehydroquinate dehydratase, whose product is MKILVIHGPNTPLIGKITAGTDKRLTLDKIDKSLRSRSKELELEIKILQYYNESKIVKIISQNRNSVNGILINPTSLSLTCYSIREIISITKIPTVEVILKEFPFSNEYYKKSVLKEVVSDRIYDSGIYAYIKGLNSIYKIIISKK
- a CDS encoding transglutaminase, whose product is MKKVLLCGLILTRLLFSYTGEVEESIKTPGNSPTGLAYDGKNLWLADRGLNKIFCINTITGKVIKEIPSPSYWPMGLAWDGKYLWNADWKTGKIYMIDTKSGIVKRAIDTPTPSPRGLAWDGKYLWLADNAEDKIIKISPSDGTTIVEFDAPASDPRGLTYDGKYLWIADRIQDEIYMMSPDNGEVLIVFDAPGPFARGLAFDGNSIWVADYQNDYIYKLKIRDGIKFIREDQRESIVTFTHLIRNFGPGRILKAEVHIALPKDRDNQELVSENEYITEPKDFVTDQWGQKTAYYLYTNINPNEVVKSIIKYHVKVYAVRYFIYPDEVGTLKDIPKEIKKKYTVDNDKYQINHPVIKKALNKAVGDEQNVYWIIRKIYRYVLDHMYYELSGGWNTAPTVLSRGNGSCSEYSFVFISLCRSAGVPARYVGSVVVRGDDASMDDVFHRWVEVYMPGYGWIPIDPSGGDKPSPREQALGFGYLQNRFLITTESGGNSTTLSWYYNSNEFIETEPNTHYEVETIAEWEPVFK